In Hyphomicrobiales bacterium, a single window of DNA contains:
- a CDS encoding sarcosine oxidase subunit beta family protein, with protein sequence MKSRYSVFSLARNAFSYHKDWERAWRSPNPKAEYDAVIVGGGGHGLATAYYLAKNHGMTNIAVVEKGWIGGGNTGRNTTIIRSNYLQDPSIAIYELSRSLYETLSQDFNYNMMFSPRGLMMLCQTEHEFRAMKRTSHANRLAGLDCRMITPAEVKEIVPIINDDPNCRYPVLGAYYQPRGGTGRHDAVAWGYARGADSMGVDIIQNCEVTGIRREGGKVVGLDTSRGHIKTKKVGVVAAGHVSTIMDMAGVRMPIESMCLQALVSEPIKPVIDCVVMANTVHGYISQSDKGELVVGGGTDPYNNYSQRGSFTALEHTVTALVETFPIISRLRMLRQWGGIVDMTGDRSPILSKTDVDGLFVNCGWGTGGFKAIPGSGWVFADTMANDRPHPIAEPFSINRFAEGRLIDESVAAAVAH encoded by the coding sequence ATGAAGAGCCGCTACTCCGTTTTCTCGCTGGCCCGCAATGCCTTCTCCTATCACAAGGACTGGGAACGCGCCTGGCGTTCGCCCAATCCCAAGGCCGAATACGATGCTGTGATCGTCGGCGGCGGCGGCCATGGACTCGCCACGGCCTACTATCTCGCCAAGAACCACGGCATGACGAATATCGCAGTGGTGGAAAAGGGCTGGATTGGAGGCGGCAACACAGGCCGCAACACCACCATCATCCGTTCGAACTACCTGCAGGATCCGTCCATCGCGATCTATGAACTGTCGCGGTCGCTGTATGAGACGCTGTCGCAGGACTTCAACTACAACATGATGTTCAGTCCGCGCGGCCTCATGATGCTGTGCCAGACGGAACATGAATTCCGCGCCATGAAGCGCACGAGCCATGCCAACCGGCTCGCGGGTCTCGACTGCCGCATGATCACTCCGGCCGAGGTGAAGGAAATCGTTCCGATCATCAACGACGATCCGAACTGCCGCTATCCCGTTCTCGGCGCCTACTACCAGCCGCGCGGCGGCACGGGCCGTCACGACGCTGTCGCCTGGGGCTATGCGCGCGGTGCCGACTCCATGGGCGTCGACATCATCCAGAATTGCGAAGTCACGGGCATCCGCCGCGAAGGCGGCAAGGTCGTCGGCCTTGATACTTCGCGTGGGCACATCAAGACAAAGAAGGTCGGCGTCGTCGCCGCAGGTCATGTCTCCACCATCATGGACATGGCGGGCGTGCGCATGCCCATCGAGAGCATGTGCCTGCAGGCGCTGGTCTCCGAGCCGATCAAGCCGGTCATCGATTGTGTCGTCATGGCCAACACGGTGCACGGCTACATCAGCCAGTCCGACAAGGGCGAACTTGTTGTGGGCGGCGGTACAGACCCCTACAACAACTATTCGCAACGGGGCTCGTTCACGGCGCTTGAACACACCGTCACGGCGCTCGTCGAAACCTTCCCCATCATCTCGCGCCTGCGCATGCTGCGCCAATGGGGCGGCATCGTCGACATGACCGGCGACCGCTCGCCCATCCTCTCGAAGACGGATGTGGACGGCCTCTTCGTCAACTGCGGCTGGGGTACCGGAGGCTTCAAGGCCATTCCCGGATCGGGCTGGGTATTTGCCGACACGATGGCCAACGACCGCCCGCATCCGATCGCCGAACCGTTCTCCATCAACCGTTTTGCCGAAGGCCGCCTGATCGACGAAAGCGTCGCAGCAGCCGTGGCGCACTAA
- a CDS encoding sarcosine oxidase subunit alpha family protein, with protein sequence MTGKPYRLASGGSRIDRSKPLSFSFDGRSLSGFAGDTIASAVQASGQRVFGRSYKYHRPRGVIGLGSEEMNALIGVGVGARHEPNLRATQIELFNGMTAVTQNRWPSLNFDIGALNNKLSRFFPGGFYYKTFMWPRSFWKHVYEPVIRYAAGLGKAPEDRDPDTYEHMHIHADVVVVGGGIAGLTAAEAAAAGGVRVLLIDENPVLGGIADLTAGKIGEVSVADYAKAAADRLAALPNVQILSRTTAVGHFHHNYMMAFERVGDHDPSILANGAPRHRLWKIRAGHIVLASGALERPIAFANNDRPGITLASAVRGMVERYGVAPGSNGVVFTNNDDAYLTALALKKAGVNVQIVDSRARPQGDLVQKAIAEGIEISASSVISKVEGTLNVKSVKIAAYRKGQGRVITEKKVDCDFIAMSGGWNPALHLWCHNGGKIRFDDGLASFRPNTHTDAITAVGAANGTMSVAETLAEAVAAGEGAAKAVNAKAKAAKIKLPAIEEPVRGALEAIWFAPATGGYNEGNKHFIDFQNDVTAADLELAQREGYESVEHTKRYTTFGMATDQGKTSNLNGLGVLSEATGRSIPEIGVTTFRPPYTPYSFGAIAGSLTKELFLPIRRTPVFQWHKDKGAVFEPVGQWRRAYTYPAAGEDKHASITREILAVRNKVGLLDASTLGKIEIKGPDAAEFLDRMYTNMFSTLKVGKCRYGLMMNELGFLSDDGVTVRLADDHFLMHTTSGGADRISAWLEEWLQTEWTQYKVFVTPVTEQWAQFAIAGPRAREVLAKLGPDFDVSNEAFPHMSFKIGRMGGYPVRVFRISFSGEQSYEVATPANLGRGLWDAILAAGEEFGIEAYGTEALHVLRAEKGYIVVGDETDGTTTPIDVGLEGLVSKKKADFIGKRSLEQSYLKGPNRKQLVGLLTEDPNEVLPDGAYAVREVKDKPPMAMIGQVTSTYMSPTLGRSIAMALIENGRARMGETISFPLEGGKVVKAKLVSPVFYDQDGGRINA encoded by the coding sequence ATGACTGGCAAACCCTATCGTCTGGCGTCCGGCGGCAGCCGCATCGACCGTTCGAAACCCCTCTCCTTCTCCTTCGACGGCCGCAGCCTTTCCGGCTTTGCGGGCGATACCATTGCCTCGGCCGTACAGGCCTCCGGCCAGCGGGTCTTTGGCCGCAGCTACAAATATCATCGTCCGCGCGGCGTCATCGGCCTCGGTTCAGAGGAAATGAATGCGCTCATCGGCGTGGGCGTCGGTGCACGGCATGAGCCGAACCTCCGCGCCACGCAGATCGAACTTTTCAACGGCATGACCGCCGTTACGCAGAACCGCTGGCCGTCGCTCAATTTCGACATCGGCGCATTGAACAACAAGCTGTCGCGCTTCTTCCCCGGCGGCTTCTACTACAAGACCTTCATGTGGCCGCGCAGCTTCTGGAAGCATGTCTATGAGCCTGTGATCCGTTACGCCGCGGGCCTCGGCAAGGCGCCGGAAGACCGTGATCCCGACACCTACGAACATATGCATATCCACGCCGACGTCGTCGTCGTGGGCGGCGGCATCGCCGGTCTCACGGCGGCGGAAGCTGCTGCTGCCGGTGGCGTGCGCGTGCTGCTCATCGACGAGAACCCGGTGCTCGGCGGCATTGCCGACCTCACGGCAGGCAAGATCGGCGAAGTTTCCGTTGCTGATTACGCCAAGGCCGCGGCAGACCGTCTCGCCGCGTTGCCGAACGTGCAAATCCTGTCGCGCACCACAGCGGTCGGGCATTTCCATCACAACTACATGATGGCCTTCGAGCGCGTGGGCGATCATGATCCGTCCATTCTCGCCAATGGCGCCCCGCGGCACCGTTTGTGGAAGATCCGCGCGGGTCACATCGTCCTGGCCTCGGGTGCGCTGGAGCGTCCGATTGCCTTTGCCAACAACGACCGGCCCGGCATCACGCTGGCCTCCGCCGTGCGCGGAATGGTTGAGCGTTATGGCGTTGCCCCCGGCAGCAATGGCGTTGTCTTCACCAACAATGACGACGCCTATCTCACGGCGCTGGCACTGAAGAAGGCCGGCGTCAACGTTCAGATCGTCGACAGCCGCGCGCGCCCGCAGGGCGACCTTGTGCAGAAAGCGATTGCCGAAGGCATCGAGATTTCCGCGAGCTCGGTCATTTCCAAGGTCGAAGGCACGCTGAACGTGAAATCGGTGAAGATCGCCGCCTACCGCAAGGGCCAGGGCCGCGTCATCACCGAGAAGAAGGTGGATTGCGATTTCATCGCCATGTCGGGCGGCTGGAACCCGGCGCTGCACCTGTGGTGCCACAACGGTGGCAAGATCAGGTTTGACGATGGGCTTGCGAGCTTCCGTCCCAACACCCACACAGATGCGATCACGGCGGTGGGTGCCGCCAACGGAACCATGTCGGTTGCGGAAACGCTGGCCGAGGCTGTTGCCGCGGGTGAAGGCGCTGCCAAGGCAGTGAATGCCAAGGCAAAGGCTGCGAAGATCAAGCTGCCCGCCATCGAAGAGCCGGTGCGTGGCGCGCTTGAGGCGATCTGGTTTGCGCCAGCCACCGGTGGTTACAACGAAGGCAACAAGCACTTCATCGATTTCCAGAATGACGTGACGGCGGCCGATCTCGAACTCGCCCAGCGCGAAGGTTATGAGTCGGTCGAACACACCAAGCGCTACACCACGTTCGGAATGGCAACTGACCAGGGCAAGACGTCGAACCTCAATGGTCTCGGGGTGTTGTCCGAAGCAACGGGCCGCTCCATTCCGGAAATCGGCGTCACCACCTTCCGTCCGCCCTATACGCCATATTCGTTCGGCGCGATTGCGGGGTCGCTGACCAAGGAGCTCTTCCTCCCCATCCGCCGCACGCCGGTCTTCCAGTGGCACAAGGACAAGGGCGCCGTTTTCGAACCTGTCGGCCAGTGGCGCCGCGCCTACACCTATCCGGCGGCCGGAGAAGACAAGCACGCCTCGATCACGCGTGAAATTCTCGCCGTGCGTAACAAGGTCGGCCTGCTCGATGCTTCCACCCTCGGCAAGATCGAGATCAAGGGGCCGGATGCGGCCGAATTCCTCGACCGCATGTACACCAACATGTTCTCGACCCTGAAGGTCGGCAAGTGCCGCTACGGCCTGATGATGAACGAGTTGGGCTTCCTCAGCGACGACGGCGTCACTGTGCGCCTCGCGGACGATCATTTCCTGATGCACACCACATCCGGCGGCGCCGACCGTATCTCGGCGTGGCTTGAGGAATGGCTGCAGACGGAATGGACGCAGTACAAGGTCTTCGTGACGCCCGTGACCGAACAGTGGGCTCAATTCGCCATCGCTGGTCCCAGGGCCCGCGAGGTTCTTGCCAAGCTCGGTCCGGATTTTGATGTGTCGAACGAAGCCTTCCCGCACATGTCGTTCAAGATTGGCCGCATGGGTGGCTATCCCGTGCGCGTGTTCCGCATCTCCTTCTCGGGCGAACAGTCCTACGAAGTGGCAACGCCCGCCAACCTCGGCCGTGGCCTCTGGGATGCGATCCTTGCCGCCGGAGAAGAGTTCGGCATCGAGGCCTATGGCACGGAAGCACTGCACGTGCTCCGCGCCGAGAAGGGCTACATCGTCGTCGGTGACGAAACCGACGGCACGACAACGCCCATCGACGTCGGTCTCGAAGGCCTCGTCTCCAAGAAGAAGGCGGACTTCATCGGCAAGCGCTCGCTGGAACAGTCCTACCTCAAGGGTCCCAACCGCAAGCAGCTCGTCGGCCTTCTCACCGAAGACCCCAACGAAGTCCTGCCGGACGGCGCCTATGCCGTGCGCGAAGTGAAGGACAAGCCACCCATGGCCATGATCGGCCAAGTGACCTCCACCTACATGTCTCCCACCCTTGGCCGCTCCATCGCCATGGCCCTCATCGAGAATGGCCGGGCGCGCATGGGCGAAACCATTTCCTTCCCGCTGGAAGGCGGCAAGGTGGTGAAGGCCAAGCTCGTCAGCCCCGTGTTCTATGACCAGGATGGAGGCCGCATCAATGCTTGA
- a CDS encoding sarcosine oxidase subunit delta — MLVVTCPVCGIEGEEADFHYGGQAHVRRPATTDPVNIKDEEQRDYLFIRHNPKGLHFERWRCDRGCGKWFHAARDTVTMDFKAYYGITEMPPLELQQQAKGTWADYFKSVAKAK; from the coding sequence ATGCTGGTTGTCACCTGCCCTGTGTGCGGCATCGAAGGCGAGGAAGCGGACTTCCACTACGGCGGCCAGGCGCATGTGCGCCGTCCGGCCACGACAGACCCTGTCAACATCAAGGACGAGGAGCAGCGCGACTACCTCTTCATCCGTCACAATCCCAAGGGCCTGCATTTCGAACGCTGGCGCTGTGACCGTGGCTGCGGAAAATGGTTCCACGCCGCGCGCGATACCGTGACCATGGACTTCAAGGCCTACTACGGCATCACGGAAATGCCGCCGCTCGAACTGCAGCAGCAGGCCAAGGGAACGTGGGCCGACTATTTCAAATCCGTTGCGAAGGCGAAGTAA